A region of the Antedon mediterranea chromosome 4, ecAntMedi1.1, whole genome shotgun sequence genome:
AGCTAACTAGTACTGTTAGTGTAAGCCTTCAGTATAGaagacaatataataatataaataaggtTGGGTGTAAATTGTTCAAAGTAaagtagtttatttttttaagtatTGTTTTATTGGTTTTTGAATGTTTTCAGCTCGGCAGCATTAGCGACAGGGAAAAAACTGTCAAAAGAACAAGAAGTTAGCAATGTAAGTACCATATTgaattgttatactgtattatggTTCAATGCATTACAAATAGCCATACACTATATATCAAGTTTTGTTGGTTCTATGATGCATACTTACTGTATGGACTTTTCTCTTTTCAATATCTTTTTTGTCGTTTTTATATGGTgttgttttgtttgtaatatcacaaacttgtgtaaaaacaatctatattgattgaacgagttgtactgcaAATTAGTCttactgtatgtataaataaagtttatatataagGAAGCCCTCCACATCACCTGGAGTAAACCTTCTTTGAACAAACAAATCTATAACTTAGGCTTAGTTTGCCATATGATTGATTTGTTGCCTACGTTCCTTGTGGTTTTATCATGCTAATTACTTCCTCATTTACATACTCTACAAtctgtcctattggtatataataaGTATtctaggcgttgttttctgttctggtgatgagaatagttttaaggcagtttgcctatttatCAAATGCCTAACAATCGTTGTTTTAACTCAAAAGTTCATGATTTATCtaacaagtactgtatactaaatcaaaatatgttttatattttaaggaTGATCCATTTAAATTAAAGACAGGGGGATTGGTTGACTACCAAGAGATCAAAGACAGGAACAGGGACAGGTACTGtatgttaatgttaagtttggcTAAAATTAAGAAAACCAAAACTACATATATAAAGATTCACTTAGCTGAGTGAATCTGGGTGAAGTGACCTActatcaaatattattttaatattttctcaAACATAGTTGGCGCCTCTGACCTTCTGTGcctaatactgtaataaatacattatttaactGGCTTTATAtataagtttgtttgttttcacGATACTTTACTTTGTGATTGAACCTTTGTTTCTTTATTACCTTTTCTAATTTCTCAATCTTTCTACTGTAGATCAGATGAAGATAAAGGTGATCGTGATGTTGCTAACATGAGCAGTACATTTGCAGCTGAAACAAACAAAGGAGATGAACATGCTGACATGTAAATTATACCTTctttagaatattttaaaatgtaaaaatataagtaaaaaatgtcaatattctatattattttcattctGTAAAACTATTTGTAATATGAAATCAAATATGACAGAAACCTGTGTATACTCACAGGCCAGTAGCCCTACTTCTTCTCGTTTCTGTATGTAAATTATATCTTCTTTACTCTActattttataaatgtaaaaatataacttAGCATATGCACATGCTCGCAGTTCCTttaagcgctgtctacactatcaaacacactatgtgacaacaaaatgtgatgtgcccataatggacgtgatgatgtcatacagtatcactaccacatttaaaCATATCAACTACCTTATTtggacacatcatacttttttgtcaaactagatagtgtagacagagctttagtaacaGTGGGAATACCTGGATTTAGCAGTgtcatttacagtatttgataaatattttcAGTTAAACTACACACAGTCGCATTTCACAAAAGTTGTTTTACTGAACAATATTAATGCATGAGGAGATcaccaaaaataatattttgatctatttgacttattttttatctaaaGGATGAAATACATTGATGAACAGATGGCAATAAGAAAGGGACTTgatgaagacaaagaagatgATAATGTAAAGTGAGTGATAATTGATATAGTAGTAATGGCACTGTAACTGGTTGCTTACCAATTCCATGGTACAGGGTTCAAATCCTACCAAAGAACCTATCCTAAAACAATGAAACTAAGTTTAGAAAGTATGAGGTTATCGCCTTTATAACGAATAAGAGATATGGCAGAAATTTACATCAAAACTTTACCCACACATAAGAGTGTGCCTCAGCCCCATCCACTATGGTTGGAGCTGAGGTAAGAAAAACATGTTAGGAATATGGACCTGTAGATAATAGTTCTTTCCTATTTCTGTTCATTCTAATTCTCTggaaattgtgtttttttgtttgaatGATCAAAATTCCGCGGATCCACCAACATCCCAGGTTTTCCCCTCTAATGTACATGACACAATTGTCAAAAAACAAGTCGCACACATTTTCAGCAACATTTAACCTTATTAAAAGACGATTATCATGctaaattattgttttcaatTTCTTAAGCCACCCTGTAGCCCTTAAAAAATGTTCCCATAGTTTGTGGAACGTCGTCCTACACTTTAACCTGTTATGGCTAGAAAGTGGAAAGTTAATAGTAGTAACACAAATTGTTGAATTTATAACTTTTAGGTTTAAAAGTGCCGAAGACAAATTATATGAGTTGCCTGAGCATTTGCAAGTGGCTCAGAAGAAAAGAACAGAGGAAATGTTGTCAAATCAGATGCTGTCAGGCATACCAGAAGTGGACTTAGGAGTTGAGTAAGTATACTATTcaaataatgttgtttatttattgtttttaatgataaATGTATAAACTGTGTGACCAGTTAATGGGTAACATTTTTGACCCCTTCAAACCACCTCTCTATTTATTGCTAGGTCCCATTTTCATTTAAAGAACCCCTCCTCAATTAACTGCATCAATGTGTTCACATCTACTCTGTTTATTTCACATTTATATCACATAAATGTTGTAAAAATCCTTTTCATTTCCCCTGTAAATCTTGCATTTGATTGGGTGAAAATGTAACATAAcacaatttgtttacattttcacAAGTCTGAAATAATTTTTCTACATTTAGTAATAAATGTAGAGCATGCCTAAATCAGGGCCATATTTtaagcatctttgcctcgtctgtttttaCCCTCTCGTTAAGGCCTTGCTAAATATTATATACCTTgtatatacattaattttttcCAGTGCAAAAATTAAGAACATTGAATTGACTGAAGAAGCGAAGCAGAAACATTTAAAGGAACAAATGacaaagaagaaaaataatacaTCATTCGTGCCAGCAAATATGGCAGTAAACTATGTGCAACATGCTAGGTGTAAGTTCAGTTCAATATTCTTcaaatttaattgaaaacaataaGAAACAAGGAAGGGAAACAGGAAAAAAAAAGCTTAGCTcctttttccatttttactcaatttgcattatttaataaagcagttttaaataaattcaccATAGTGTCATCAACATAATCaccaaagtatttttttttattaaatatctcagtaaatagaaattaattttcaattcaaagaCTTTTTATGTATAATTTCCTCCTataaaatggtgtttttttaaTCACCTTTTTTACAGGGTCAAAGACAATTGTCTTTTCCAGTGGGTCACACTATTTTagtactttttttttacatttttggtttttaaattttaaaaaattgcatGAAATCCTATAGCTAACATTATCTGTTCTGCGAACACAATCTATCCTTCACAACAACAAGATTAGAACAATGGCAAGAATCTacttagatgttatataaaacaaataatgatcaGAACAATGATGGCAATGacaagatgttatataaaataaataatgaatgtttttatatttgtgcaatgcttaaaaataatttcatgaggtgaaatATGAAATTCTATTTTTACTCAGGCTTCATCTAATGAAAATAGAATATCATATTttacctcatgaaattatttgtaccatcgtactgataaacattcattatttgtatagtaTTACCTGTAACTATGCTGGCAGAGTAagagaaaaaatgttattttgtccTTCTAATTCCATGTCTGTGATAATAATTTAACTTGTGTTATAAATAACATTGGctgatttttgttttagttATGTATGATGATTCTGGTGGATCAAGAAAACATCACAAGCAGCAAAGTAAAGAGGAACTGGTGAAACTGAAACCAGTAGTAGTTGGAGATGCCGAAGATCAAAAGTTTACAGGtcagtacagtatacattttggGTTTTAAAACCTGTGACAAAATGCCGTAAGAAAATAAGCAACCGAAAATAAATTACAGACATTCCTGTCATTTCCTATCCCAAGCTTAGACCTTCCGCTTCATCAACTTTACCCTTTCCCGCTCTCTGCTGCTGGTTGCATTGaggaataaaaaaacattttaaaagaggCAAACGAATGATTCAAAATTCCTCGCGGACCACCGGAAATTGTTGTAAACAAGTCATATTTTATGACAACACACATAAAATATGTACACAACCAGGTATAGTTGATCATTCATAGGCAAGGGAAAACACTATTGTTGGAAGGGTATTTTCTTACATTGTGTTGGTTGCGTTGTTCTCTAGTGGGACCCAGGCCTCTGTTTTTAAGACATTTTTGGAGACAGTCTTCCTGAGAGTCCAGATAACCAACTATCTTTTTGTAagtcattaataatatttctgTTCTTTTCAGAACCTGACAAAAAACCACAGAAACGTTCATTGTCTGAAAAGGCCACAGACGATTACCACTTTGAAAGATTTAAAAAACATGTAAGACGTTACTGAAGTTTATGTTTGTCAACAAATCTTGCATAAAACCGCACTTTCGGAACTTTAAGACAGCCACTACTTATAGTTCCTCAGATTATTGAATTAACTTAAGTAGATTCTTGACTTTTCATTAGATGATTGTTGAtcacataatatataataactaCTCCATTGAACTCTTACATCATCAAGAGTGGTATTTCATAACAAGCCAGTTAAATTTCATACATTCCTGTTGAATTTGGTTATAGGATGCACATtcattattgttatatgttGAGTAACCATGTGCAACACAATGCTGTTGACTGATCCTGTTCGAAAATGAACCTGTAGTGTGAGCCATCTAGAATTGTTCTGCTCCATATTCAAAATAGGAGTGATATCCTTTCAAATGATTTAGGCCTTTAAAATATGTGTACTAAAAAAAGAATGTCTTATATATCCAAtggaacaaataatttcattttgtgaAAGCTGAAATGTTCCATTTTCATAGAATATAACCTTTCactttatgaaattatttgtactattgcactaataaacattatttgtatattagtgCTGGGTAAAATAAGTTAGGAATACTATATACTGTACCAGTGAATAGCAAGCTAAGATGTCTAGAAATTGTAATGTCGCATTCGAAAATCAACCTGTAGTGTGCATTGTCTAGAATTGTTCTGCTCCATGTCCAAAATAGGAGTGCTATCCCTTTGAATGGTTTAGGCCTTGGGATTTTAGATGTCTAGAAATTCTAATGTCTTATTATAAAACCTAAGCTAACTATAGAGAGagcataataaaacaaagattTCAGATTTTCTGAAAAGAATCTACATATTGCAATGCATAAAGTAATCTGCTCCTTCAGGTTATGATTGTCTTACGCCATATGTCAAGTTTGAAGAAAATGCAGAGTGTAAAGAACATTGAATTATTCCACtttctttaaaatcaatatatgtgtataaattggtttgttctttttcatttatttatttaataagaaCAGGTCAGGAAAGACAAAAGTGACCTTAATGCCTCTATGACACAATACCTTtacacaatataaaaatatataaatttggtaaattatgaaaaacactattttacactttatttaaaatcCAATTACAGTGTATACAAATTTAAGATTTcaggaaaaaatataaaaaaactattaataataGGCAGGAAAGACAACCTATTGTGCACTAACTCCATATAACGGTGAACAAACTGTAAAATAAGACATTAAATATGAAAAATCAAACACTAATACTGAACCTGAAAAgagattttttaaatgtttttttaatttagaattaGGAAAGAATGTCATTGGGTTATTTTCTGGTGTATTAATGATGCCTTGTTTAATATGCACAAAATACATGCTGATATTTCTAATGTGTCATCATTTTTAagtgtaaaataaaagtaatattcGTTCTAATATAGGACTTATTGCTCATAGTGCCATAATAAGCAATTATATCCGAAAATAAAAAGTGGGGAAATTATGAACTTTtcaaaaatcatttattttattgcataatgcgcatgttaattgatatttttataattttctacatttattttttgatatgcGCATAATTACATAATGTGTTCGTACCTCAATACATTTTGAAAAGTAgatattttggtcatttttcgaaaaatggccaaacttTTACTCTTATTTTTTGGCATACAcacatacaatttaaaaactctCTTCATTCAACTATTACTGAACTTTAAATCGTGCATTTCTGTgtgtaattacaattatttcttATAATTGTTGATTGCTCAATTTGTTTatgtcattttgtagttttcataTTTATGATCTTTTGatctgtattttttatattttaaagtttatgtGTGTCTTCAATTTTTATGTGATTTATGTATGTGGTTTGGAGTATTGGAGAGCCACTTTGATAGTGCTTGCACTGTTGGCAATCAACAGGGTACTCCATCCACACTTCGTTTGTTAATGTTGTTGTCTGTatacctggaaattgaataaataaataaataaataaataaaatatcacattacatgttctgcgcatgtttccAAACTAATATTATGAAAAGAATCACACAATATATTCCGCGTGTTAACTCAAAACATGTTTGATAAGTAGATATTTTGAgtattttttttcgaaaaatctCTATACTATAATACTTAATAGTACAGATATATTTTCCAGAAATTTCCAAATTTCTTTGCATGCGCAGAATCACATATTATGTTCTGAGCATGttcttttcatattttacaaaGAAATCAATGTACCCACAGTGTATGTtcgtatatattaatatttttgaaaatcagGCTCGTCGCACACtgaatcattttaaatttcCGTACGGATTTACTCAAGGCTACGGTATtgcaattattaaattattaaatggcGGTATTTGGGTTTAAGTTATTGTAATCCGCCCTTGGGCCTTAATTACGGTTATCGTAACTAAAACATTATCATTTGTCCTAATTAAGTCATCAATTACCGTTAAAAGGTACTACTAGTTCGCTTAAGAACCATAAGTGCCAATTGATCTGGAATTCCTTATACTCTAATACTACGTTGACTGCCACGTTTTTTCATTAAAGACGCTGATATCAAGTTGATTCTCTCTATAATAAATTATCAACGTATGGAACGTGTCATAATAATCACTCAGACGGATTAGTTCGCTtagaagtataattatatttcaataaatgcTGTTGTTTTTACTTCAGATTTCTATTTTCGAG
Encoded here:
- the LOC140047970 gene encoding splicing factor C9orf78-like, whose translation is MAFASSKRRKQFRRRKASSSDDETETEDIRSILEEAKEVQKFRERPNGVSSAALATGKKLSKEQEVSNDDPFKLKTGGLVDYQEIKDRNRDRSDEDKGDRDVANMSSTFAAETNKGDEHADMMKYIDEQMAIRKGLDEDKEDDNVKFKSAEDKLYELPEHLQVAQKKRTEEMLSNQMLSGIPEVDLGVDAKIKNIELTEEAKQKHLKEQMTKKKNNTSFVPANMAVNYVQHARFMYDDSGGSRKHHKQQSKEELVKLKPVVVGDAEDQKFTEPDKKPQKRSLSEKATDDYHFERFKKHVRRY